Proteins encoded within one genomic window of Trichoderma asperellum chromosome 2, complete sequence:
- a CDS encoding uncharacterized protein (antiSMASH:Cluster_2.5) — protein sequence MTTLMPTNSASAPTQPMDCSINNRSTQLPRLETRKQQDTGDVQPNLQIWRSYYVLRTSQRISPWAGHAVSPGLQR from the exons ATGACTACCCTTATGCCAACTA ACTCTGCCTCTGCGCCGACGCAACCCATGGACTGTAGCATTAACAACAG GTCCACTCAGCTCCCGCGTCTGGAGACCAGGAAGCAGCAAGATACGGGCGATGTGCAGCCCAACCTCCAAATCTGGCGCAGCTATTACGTATTACGTACCTCGCAGCGCATCTCCCCATGGGCAGGTCATGCCGTTTCCCCAGGTCTGCAGCGGTGA
- a CDS encoding putative NRPS-like protein biosynthetic cluster (EggNog:ENOG41~antiSMASH:Cluster_2.5~SMCOG1002:AMP-dependent synthetase and ligase): MSVIDTTKDLAALFEQQAQATPDAIALEDEKRTLTYAELDSLTWSLADRLRQYGVGRDDLVGVLMGRSADNVIASLAALRAGGAFLVLELAYPTGLLQDVIDDAKPTVIITQKAHAANIKADVPTIIIDQPEPSTNGHAAPIVVETREPLPASDDLDRLAFVSYSSGTTGKPKGIANPHRAPVLSYDLRFRTSDLGPGDRVACNVFFVWEMLRPLIRGATTVAVPDGASYDPIGLVDFLASKRITDTLMTPTLLTTVLSRHPSLGEKLPELRSLWLNGEVVTTDLIRRACNALPNTRLLNVYSASETHEIAVGDVKTFVDYESRVCPVGPPVDPEHIYILDEAGNRLDAGVSGELFVGGDLLAREYLNLPETTAMAFQVDPFETKEGARMYRTGDMARMLPSGLLEITGRVGGMIKTRGYTVQPGAVETTIVKHLAVRDCAVVAHGEGLQKQLVAYIVPDSDNIQGRTIVVIDEAGHSPVARRALSAHLAHYMIPPLWVELKELPTHEVSGKTDLKALPPPPRPKTPVQAKKPEKNVTIKMDTIIKMWSAALNVPISIITPKHDFFDLGGHSLILADLASRLTKAFGFPVPLAPLAGNPTLDGHLEAVKAARDGHTEEVQAELPAVLRADAVLPEDISATNAQMKRLSDAETVLLTGATGYLGAFLLKYLLENTSAHILCLVRFTDPSGDCRPAGMARIRKNLIDLGIWSDSMLERMEIVPGNLARSRLGLSPEAFEELASRVQVIIHSAATVNLVYPYAALRSANVNGTREIIRLASRGGATLHHISTNGVLPPSLEGWSEDTTIDFDDVPTKLQDGYGQTKWVAEKLVVEASKRGIPVKIYRPGTISGHSVTGAANTYDLLNALVVESLHLGQAPDIADWVMEMTPVDFVSRAIITLADHTQGQQLVYHLGDPSPIKASSLFDSLAELGYETGRLEWDEWVDLWKEKRESRGGDEPFTVDILRGGMPTVDSLKGSIVLKDGATQPTLDLYGLKRVNIDNALLETYMRHFYARGWLPRPPRRLTVNGTAAAIGAKKGRLAGKVAIITGASSGIGAAVAAGLAKEGASVALAARRTDALEGIKARINSSISGSKVLIHKTDVSKKDQVDALVKEATERLGPVDIIVCCAGVMYYTMMANVKMDEWERTVDVNCKGVLNCIAATVPGMLDRKSGHVVAISSDAGRKVFPGLGVYSASKFFVEATLQSLRVENAGSGLRVTSIQPGNTATDLLGMSTDAEAVKKYGEPSGAKILDPEDVARSIVYAVCQPEHVAVNEILIEPRDEPI, encoded by the coding sequence ATGAGCGTCATTGACACAACCAAAGATTTGGCAGCTCTGTTCGAGCAACAAGCACAGGCTACCCCAGATGCCATTGCCTTGGAGGACGAAAAACGGACTCTCACTTATGCAGAACTCGACAGCCTAACGTGGTCTCTAGCTGACCGTCTTCGACAGTATGGTGTCGGTCGTGATGATCTGGTTGGAGTGCTGATGGGGCGGAGTGCAGACAATGTCATTGCATCCCTTGCTGCGCTGCGAGCGGGAGGCGCTTTTCTcgtgctggagctggcttATCCCACCGGCCTCCTTCAGGATGTCATTGACGATGCGAAGCCGACGGTCATCATCACACAAAAGGCACATGCTGCCAATATCAAGGCTGATGTCCCTACCATTATTATTGACCAGCCTGAGCCATCCACCAATGGGCATGCCGCGCCTATTGTTGTTGAGACGAGAGAGCCTCTACCTGCGAGCGACGACTTGGATCGCCTGGCGTTTGTGTCCTACTCATCAGGCACCACTGGCAAGCCAAAGGGCATTGCAAACCCTCACAGAGCACCTGTTCTCAGCTACGACTTGAGGTTCCGTACGAGTGACCTCGGACCCGGTGATCGCGTCGCCTGCAACGTCTTTTTCGTTTGGGAAATGCTGCGTCCCCTCATCAGAGGAGCCACTACAGTTGCTGTTCCTGACGGCGCAAGCTATGATCCTATCGGGCTGGTTGACTTCCTCGCCTCCAAGCGAATTACTGATACCCTCATGACCCCCACTCTGCTTACCACCGTTCTCTCACGGCATCCAAGCCTTGGTGAGAAACTCCCGGAGCTGAGGTCGTTGTGGCTGAATGGCGAAGTTGTCACAACAGATCTTATACGACGGGCTTGTAATGCTCTCCCCAACACCCGACTCCTCAACGTTTACAGCGCCAGTGAAACCCACGAGATTGCTGTAGGTGACGTCAAAACATTCGTGGATTATGAGTCCCGCGTCTGCCCTGTAGGACCACCTGTGGATCCTGAGCACATCTATATCTTGGATGAGGCAGGAAACAGGCTGGACGCAGGTGTAAGTGGCGAGCTTTTCGTCGGTGGTGATCTACTAGCGAGAGAGTACCTCAACCTCCCAGAAACGACAGCCATGGCTTTCCAAGTTGATCCTTTTGAGACCAAAGAGGGCGCTCGGATGTATCGAACTGGAGATATGGCGAGGATGCTTCCATCAGGCCTACTCGAAATTACAGGCCGAGTGGGTGGCATGATCAAGACTCGTGGATATACCGTCCAACCAGGCGCAGTCGAGACGACTATTGTGAAGCACTTGGCAGTGCGGGATTGTGCCGTGGTAGCTCATGGAGAGGGCCTACAGAAGCAATTGGTGGCTTATATCGTTCCCGACAGCGACAATATCCAAGGTCGAACCATTGTGGTTATAGACGAGGCTGGCCATAGTCCAGTTGCTCGGCGAGCTCTGTCTGCTCATCTGGCACATTACATGATTCCTCCCCTTTGGGTTGAGCTCAAGGAGCTACCAACACACGAGGTTTCTGGCAAGACCGACCTCAAAGCTCTCCCGCCTCCTCCAAGACCAAAGACACCAGTGCAAGCAAAGAAGCCAGAGAAGAACGTGACTATCAAGATGGATACCATCATTAAAATGTGGTCCGCGGCTCTGAATGTCCCAATCTCAATCATCACGCCAAAGCATGACTTCTTTGACCTGGGAGGACACTCTCTGATTCTCGCTGATCTTGCCAGTCGACTAACCAAGGCGTTTGGCTTTCCTGTGCCACTAGCTCCATTGGCTGGTAATCCTACACTGGATGGACACTTGGAAGCTGTCAAGGCTGCTCGCGATGGCCATACCGAGGAAGTGCAGGCAGAACTCCCGGCCGTCCTGCGAGCTGATGCTGTGCTGCCTGAAGACATCAGCGCTACAAACGCGCAAATGAAACGCCTCAGCGACGCGGAAACGGTCTTGCTTACAGGAGCCACTGGTTACTTGGGAGCTTTCCTCTTGAAATACCTCCTGGAGAATACATCAGCACATATTTTGTGTCTGGTTCGATTTACTGATCCTTCAGGAGACTGCCGTCCTGCTGGAATGGCCCGAATTCGCAAGAATCTGATTGACTTGGGCATTTGGAGCGACTCGATGCTGGAGCGTATGGAGATTGTACCAGGCAACTTGGCCAGGAGCCGACTGGGCCTATCTCCAGAGGCTTTCGAGGAACTCGCATCTCGCGTCCAAGTGATCATCCATTCAGCCGCTACTGTGAACCTTGTCTATCCCTATGCTGCCCTAAGAAGCGCAAACGTGAACGGAACGAGGGAGATTATTCGTCTTGCCTCGCGTGGCGGAGCAACCCTGCACCATATCTCTACCAACGGCGTTCTGCCACCATCTCTTGAAGGATGGTCTGAGGATACCACGATTGACTTTGACGACGTGCCCACAAAGCTGCAGGATGGCTATGGACAGACGAAATGGGTGGCAGAGAAGCTTGTGGTTGAGGCAAGCAAAAGAGGCATTCCGGTGAAGATCTACCGGCCAGGCACCATCAGCGGCCACAGCGTCACTGGTGCTGCTAATACCTACGATCTTCTCAATGCCCTAGTTGTAGAATCGCTCCATCTTGGCCAGGCCCCCGACATCGCCGACTGGGTCATGGAAATGACCCCCGTTGATTTCGTCAGCAGAGCCATCATCACATTGGCCGATCACACTCAAGGCCAGCAGTTGGTATACCATCTCGGAGACCCTAGCCCGATCAAGGCATCATCATTGTTTGATTCTCTAGCCGAGCTGGGATACGAAACGGGACGCTTAGAGTGGGACGAATGGGTAGACCTGTGGAAGGAGAAGCGAGAGTCACGAGGAGGCGACGAGCCTTTCACCGTTGATATCTTGCGTGGAGGCATGCCTACCGTCGACTCACTGAAGGGTTCTATTGTCCTCAAGGACGGTGCCACTCAGCCAACGCTGGACTTGTACGGCCTGAAGCGCGTCAACATTGACAATGCCCTGCTTGAAACGTACATGCGACACTTTTACGCCAGAGGATGGCTTCCCAGGCCACCTCGTCGACTCACAGTCAACGGAACAGCTGCAGCTATTGGTGCAAAGAAGGGACGTCTGGCCGGCAAAGTAGCCATCATCACAGGTGCTTCTTCTGGTATCGGCGCTGCGGTCGCTGCTGGCCTCGCCAAGGAGGGGGCGTCTGTGGCTCTTGCAGCACGACGCACCGATGCCCTCGAGGGCATCAAGGCCAGGAttaacagcagcatcagcggAAGCAAGGTGCTCATCCACAAGACAGATGTGTCAAAGAAAGACCAGGTAGACGCTCTTGTAAAGGAGGCTACGGAGAGGCTCGGCCCCGTCGATATCATTGTCTGCTGCGCAGGCGTCATGTACTACACCATGATGGCAAACGTCAAGATGGACGAGTGGGAGCGCACCGTCGACGTCAATTGCAAGGGCGTCTTGAACTGCATCGCCGCCACCGTCCCCGGCATGCTCGACCGCAAGAGCGGCCACGTCGTTGCCATCTCCTCAGACGCAGGCCGCAAAGTGTTCCCCGGACTGGGTGTGTACTCAGCCAGCAAATTCTTTGTCGAGGCGACACTGCAAAGCCTGCGCGTGGAGAATGCAGGTTCAGGCCTTCGCGTGACTTCTATACAGCCGGGCAACACTGCGACGGATCTGCTCGGCATGTCGACCGACGCCGAGGCCGTAAAGAAGTATGGAGAGCCGTCTGGCGCGAAGATCTTGGATCCTGAGGACGTGGCGCGGTCTATTGTGTACGCTGTGTGCCAGCCAGAGCATGTTGCGGTGAATGAGATTTTGATTGAGCCTCGGGATGAGCCCATTTAG
- a CDS encoding uncharacterized protein (TransMembrane:12 (i60-79o85-105i136-160o166-188i200-217o247-271i283-304o324-353i385-402o414-439i460-482o488-505i)~antiSMASH:Cluster_2.5~SMCOG1038:phenylalanine-specific permease), with protein sequence MAAGEATESTVPIGGPLVSDEKYVQGINDKPLGDGGHDIAAGQAGEEGLKRELNSRHLQFIAIGAALGTGLFLGIGGALSKAGPGSLFISFLFLGTVVFSIMVALGEMASYIPVTGAFTVYASRFMDPTLGFAMGWIYWFSWVITIGLELTASGLIIQYWTESVSIGVWIAIFWVVFTAAQFLPTFIFGEMEAYLSSIKVITIIGFVIFGICVNAGVGDQGYIGFKYWREPGAFAEYMVDGAIGKFVGFWTVLITAGFSFQGTELVVIGAGETANPRKTIPSAIRWTFWAVFLLFNCTVFFVGINVPYDNPDLQNGSTNASASPLVIVAKLAGIQALPSIINAVLLTAVLSAANSDIFSSSRILVAMAGEGHAPAFFKKANRYGTPYYAVAACSAFGLLAFLNLSNNGTVVFNWLLNITAVAGFISWSLINLCHIRFMNVLKYQKIPRDELPYKAPFQPYLSWFGFFFNLLILITNGFTVFIEWNTSDFFACYVSVILFIVLYVGHKIIYRTKWIPLSEVDISKGRSDA encoded by the coding sequence ATGGCCGCTGGCGAAGCGACCGAATCGACTGTCCCTATCGGAGGACCGCTTGTGTCTGACGAGAAATATGTGCAAGGCATCAACGACAAGCCCTTGGGCGATGGTGGCCACGACATCGCGGCGGGCCAGGCCGGCGAGGAGGGCCTGAAGCGTGAGCTGAACTCTCGCCATCTGCAATTCATTGCCATTGGTGCTGCGCTCGGTACTGGTCTGTTCCTTGGAATTGGCGGTGCTCTGTCCAAGGCTGGACCaggctctctcttcatctccttcctcttccttggcaCTGTCGTGTTCTCTATCATGGTGGCGCTGGGTGAGATGGCGTCATACATTCCCGTCACGGGAGCCTTTACTGTCTATGCCTCTCGGTTCATGGATCCCACGCTTGGTTTCGCCATGGGCTGGATCTATTGGTTTAGCTGGGTCATCACCATCGGTCTGGAACTGACCGCCAGTGGTCTCATTATCCAGTACTGGACCGAGTCTGTCAGCATTGGTGTCTGGATTGCCATTTTCTGGGTGGTTTTCACCGCTGCCCAATTCCTGCCCACGTTCATCTTTGGTGAAATGGAGGCATACCTGTCCAGTATCAAGGTCATTACCATCATCGGCTTCGTCATCTTTGGCATCTGTGTCAACGCTGGTGTTGGTGACCAAGGCTACATTGGCTTCAAGTACTGGAGAGAGCCTGGTGCTTTTGCCGAGTACATGGTCGACGGCGCGATCGGCAAGTTTGTCGGTTTCTGGACTGTTCTCATCACTGCTGGATTCAGTTTCCAGGGAACAGAGCTGGTCGTCATTGGCGCTGGTGAGACGGCCAACCCTCGCAAGACCATCCCGTCTGCCATCCGATGGACATTCTGGGCCGTCTTCCTGCTCTTCAACTGCACCGTTTTCTTCGTTGGCATCAACGTGCCCTACGACAACCCCGACCTCCAGAACGGCTCGACCAACGCCTCCGCCTCGCctctcgtcatcgtcgccaagCTCGCTGGCATCCAGGCGCTTCcctccatcatcaacgccgTCCTGCTGACTGCCGTCTTGTCTGCCGCCAACTCAGATATCTTTTCCAGTAGCCGTATCCTGGTTGCCATGGCCGGAGAGGGTCACGCACCcgccttcttcaagaagGCCAACAGATATGGTACTCCCTACTATGCGGTCGCTGCCTGTTCAGCTTTCGGTCTGCTAGCTTTCCTCAACCTGTCCAACAACGGAACGGTTGTGTTCAACTGGCTGCTGAACATCACGGCCGTTGCTGGCTTCATCAGCTGGTCCCTCATCAACCTGTGCCACATTCGGTTCATGAATGTCCTCAAATATCAAAAGATCCCCCGCGACGAGCTCCCATACAAGGCCCCATTCCAGCCTTACCTCTCGTGgttcggcttcttcttcaatctcctgATTCTGATTACAAACGGTTTCACCGTCTTCATCGAGTGGAACACGAGCGACTTTTTTGCCTGCTATGTCAGCGTCATCCTGTTCATTGTCCTCTATGTCGGCCACAAGATTATCTACAGGACCAAGTGGATACCACTCTCAGAGGTGGACATTTCCAAGGGCCGATCAGACGCGTGA
- a CDS encoding uncharacterized protein (antiSMASH:Cluster_2.5~TransMembrane:8 (o40-59i71-93o117-136i224-243o255-276i288-308o328-348i360-378o)), with protein sequence MADADFNPQSVDLDTADPRDIICYLNAGGNEYNGRLGVRVSALFVIMIVSTAVTFFPVLATRVRRLRIPLYVYLFARYFGAGVIIATAFIHLLDPAYEEIGPASCVGMTGGWAQYSWPPALALTSAMLIFLLDFLAEYYVDRKFKLAHVEVEDTITTGHHATHSHQGLHSADQDGAIPPLAAKGDQQVNGRAPSDKPSDDYDVEELKGLDGDSEKVAFGFQSQIAAFLILEFGVLFHSVIIGLNLGVAGDEFSTLYPVLVFHQSFEGLGIGARLSVIPFPRRFKWMPWALCLAYGLTTPIAIAIGLGVRTTYNSGSFTANVVSGVLDSISAGILIYTGFVEMIARDFLFNPYRTQDKKRLAFMLVSLYLGTAIMALLGKWA encoded by the coding sequence ATGGCGGACGCCGATTTCAACCCTCAGTCTGTCGACCTCGACACGGCCGACCCTCGAGACATCATCTGTTACCTCAACGCGGGCGGCAACGAGTACAATGGACGGCTCGGCGTGCGTGTCTCGGCTCTGTTTGTCATCATGATTGTCTCAACCGCAGTCACCTTCTTCCCAGTCTTGGCTACCCGCGTTCGACGCCTGCGCATTCCCCTCTATGTATACCTTTTTGCCCGCTACTTTGGCGCCGGTGTTATCATCGCCACCGCCTTCATTCACCTCCTTGATCCGGCTTATGAGGAGATTGGACCCGCCAGCTGTGTCGGCATGACGGGTGGCTGGGCTCAATACAGCTGGCCCCCTGCCTTGGCCCTGACTTCAGCCATGCTCATCTTCCTGCTGGACTTTTTGGCCGAGTACTACGTCGACAGAAAATTCAAGCTGGCCCATGTTGAAGTCGAAGACACCATCACTACAGGCCATCATGCCACTCACAGCCACCAGGGACTTCACTCGGCTGATCAGGATGGCGCTATTCCTCCTCTCGCTGCAAAGGGCGACCAACAAGTGAATGGCCGTGCCCCTAGCGACAAGCCTAGCGACGATTACGACgtggaggagctcaaggGCCTTGACGGCGATTCCGAGAAAGTAGCATTTGGCTTTCAGTCTCAGATTGCGGCCTTCTTGATTCTCGAGTTTGGCGTTCTCTTCCACAGTGTCATCATTGGCCTTAACCTCGGAgttgctggcgatgaatTCAGCACTCTTTATCCAGTCCTCGTCTTCCACCAGTCCTTTGAGGGCTTGGGTATTGGCGCCCGCCTGAGTGTCATCCCTTTCCCTAGGCGCTTTAAGTGGATGCCTTGGGCTCTTTGCCTCGCCTATGGATTGACGACTcctattgccattgccatcggTCTCGGTGTGCGGACTACATACAACAGTGGCTCCTTTACTGCCAACGTTGTGTCTGGCGTTCTCGACTCTATTTCCGCTGGTATCCTCATCTACACCGGCTTCGTCGAAATGATTGCGCGCGACTTCCTCTTCAACCCTTATCGCACGCAAGACAAGAAACGTCTGGCGTTTATGCTTGTTTCCCTGTATCTCGGTACAGCAATCATGGCACTGCTGGGAAAGTGGGCTTAA